The bacterium genome includes the window GCCGTTCCCCACGCAGCGGACCTCCGCCAGCCTAAATGTGAACTCCCGGATCGTGGGCCAGATGTGCTGCCACTGGTCGCGCTCTAGCGCATCCCGGCCGTCGACGATCGCGGCATACGTGCCAAAGGCCTGTACTTCAGGCGCGAACAACGATCGCGCCGACTCGTAGTCGACCGCCCGCACGCAACGCTGTAGCGCCGCCAGCCACGCTCGAGCCGCCTGGGTCAGCGGATCGTGATCCGTAAGCATACTCACCGTGGACCGCTTCGCGGACGGTGGGGAGGGTCCTCTGTGTATGATCGCAGAGGGTGAAGCCGAGAGCACGTAGAACCGACGTTGGCCATGATTCGGTTCGAAGACGTGGTGAAGGTCTATCCCGGCGGCGCGCGTGCGGTCGACGGGCTCACCTTCACCATCGGCGAGGGCGAGTGCGTGGTGTTCGTCGGGCCCTCTGGCTGCGGGAAGACGACCACGCTGAAGCTGACCAATCAACTGCTGCGTCCCACGTCCGGCCGGATCTTCGTCGCCGGGCACGACATCGCGACCCGGGATCCGATCGCCCTGCGGCGCGGCATCGGATACGTGATCCAAGAGGTCGGTCTCCTGCCGCACATGACAGTCATCGAGAACGTGGGGCTCGTCCCGCGATTGGTGGGGTGGCCGAGAGCCCGCATCCTCACGCGCGCCCGCGAGTTGCTTGACCTGGTCGGGCTTCCGCCCGGCGAGTTCGCGACGAAGCGTCCCCACCAGCTCAGCGGCGGGCAACGGCAGCGCGTCGGCGTGGCGCGGGCAATGGCCGCCGACCCGCCCGTGATCCTGATGGACGAGCCGTTCGGCGCCCTCGACCCGGTGACCCGCGCCCAGCTGCAGGACGAGTTTCTCAGGCTGCGGACCCGCGTGCGAAAGACCATTCTCTTCATCACGCATGATGTCGACGAGGCGGTCCG containing:
- a CDS encoding ABC transporter ATP-binding protein, which encodes MIRFEDVVKVYPGGARAVDGLTFTIGEGECVVFVGPSGCGKTTTLKLTNQLLRPTSGRIFVAGHDIATRDPIALRRGIGYVIQEVGLLPHMTVIENVGLVPRLVGWPRARILTRARELLDLVGLPPGEFATKRPHQLSGGQRQRVGVARAMAADPPVILMDEPFGALDPVTRAQLQDEFLRLRTRVRKTILFITHDVDEAVRLGDRIAVMRSGRIVQLAPPADVLRRPADEFVRQFVGRDRGMKLLKLARVRDLVERRVAKAAAHDDIEITRRMMRDAWSDTLAVVGSDGTFRGVLTFQDLEGRAGPVGRLRVRPFPTTSEDQSLHEAMATMLVEGVAWLPVLDERGGLVGAVTMGAFARLTAAPAEERTIPWTC
- a CDS encoding nuclear transport factor 2 family protein, translating into MLTDHDPLTQAARAWLAALQRCVRAVDYESARSLFAPEVQAFGTYAAIVDGRDALERDQWQHIWPTIREFTFRLAEVRCVGNGTLLGVVVPWDSVGVRPDGTTVPRPGRATVILVPRDERWVAVHSHFSAAPATR